One part of the Thermodesulfobacteriota bacterium genome encodes these proteins:
- the lysA gene encoding diaminopimelate decarboxylase, whose translation FVDEGGGFDIVSGGELFRVVEAGADPAKIVFSGVGKREDEITYAIKKKILMFNVESPQELRSIDSIAKKLRKKTRFAIRVNPDVDPKTHPYISTGLKENKFGIETAEAVREYRYARRNLKNVEAVGVDCHIGSQITKLSPFTDALKKTKALVKLLRRDGIDIRYLNMGGGLGITYKDEAPAHPSRYGEAVIKGTRGLDVTLIFEPGRSIAGNAGILATKVLYTKKGTAKRFVVVDAAMNDLSRPSLYGSYHEIKPVGKRPGRKVTADVVGPICESGDFLARDRELPPVRQGDLLAVMSAGAYGFSMSGNYNSRPRAAEVMVRGREFFVIKKRETVEDLIRGEKVIRPRKKRK comes from the coding sequence CCTTTGTCGACGAAGGGGGGGGGTTCGACATCGTCTCGGGCGGGGAGCTCTTCAGGGTCGTCGAGGCCGGGGCCGACCCGGCGAAGATCGTCTTCTCGGGCGTCGGCAAGAGAGAAGACGAAATAACGTACGCCATAAAGAAAAAAATCCTCATGTTCAACGTCGAGAGCCCGCAGGAGCTGCGCTCGATAGACTCGATAGCAAAAAAACTACGAAAAAAAACCCGGTTCGCCATAAGGGTGAACCCGGACGTGGACCCGAAAACGCACCCCTACATCTCGACCGGGTTAAAAGAGAACAAGTTCGGGATAGAGACGGCGGAGGCGGTGAGGGAGTACCGCTACGCCCGGAGGAACCTGAAGAACGTCGAGGCCGTGGGGGTGGACTGCCACATAGGCTCGCAGATTACGAAGCTCTCGCCTTTCACCGACGCCCTCAAGAAGACAAAGGCGCTCGTAAAGCTCCTCCGTCGGGACGGCATCGACATACGCTACCTCAATATGGGCGGCGGCCTCGGCATAACCTATAAGGACGAGGCCCCGGCGCACCCCTCCAGGTACGGCGAGGCCGTTATAAAGGGAACCCGAGGGCTCGACGTGACCCTTATATTCGAGCCCGGAAGGAGTATCGCCGGGAACGCGGGAATACTGGCGACTAAAGTCCTCTACACCAAGAAGGGCACGGCAAAGAGGTTCGTCGTCGTGGACGCGGCCATGAACGACCTCTCGAGGCCCAGCCTCTACGGCTCATACCACGAGATAAAGCCCGTCGGGAAAAGGCCCGGCAGGAAGGTAACGGCCGACGTCGTGGGCCCCATATGCGAGTCCGGGGACTTCCTCGCCCGTGATAGAGAGCTCCCCCCCGTAAGGCAGGGCGACCTGCTGGCGGTCATGAGTGCCGGGGCGTACGGCTTCTCCATGTCGGGCAACTACAACTCGCGGCCGAGGGCCGCCGAGGTCATGGTAAGGGGCCGGGAGTTCTTCGTAATAAAGAAGCGGGAGACCGTGGAAGACCTCATAAGGGGAGAGAAGGTCATAAGGCCCCGGAAAAAACGGAAATAA
- the dapF gene encoding diaminopimelate epimerase, whose product MRFTKMHGLGNDFIIIDCRRRAIKNPSQVVKKLSRRRFAVGFDQAILLKGSRRADFRMEIYNNDGGRVEMCGNGIRCLASYIWKRGIRKKSPLEIETPAGIIRPEKAGKLIKVDMGSPVTKGRLIPVRSDEAVISRPFRVKDRTLKITCVSMGNPHCVIFVKDVDGFPVTEFGPIIERAKFFPKRTNVEFVEIMSRKRLKMRVWERGSGETLACGTGASAAAVAAHLNGLADRSVTVRLRGGNLKIHWSSKKNRVYMTGPAEEVFEGTVEI is encoded by the coding sequence TTGCGCTTCACGAAGATGCACGGCCTCGGCAACGATTTCATCATAATCGACTGCCGCAGAAGGGCGATAAAAAACCCCTCACAGGTGGTAAAGAAGCTCTCCCGGAGGAGGTTCGCCGTAGGCTTCGACCAGGCCATCCTGCTCAAGGGCTCGCGCCGTGCCGACTTCCGGATGGAGATATACAATAACGACGGCGGCCGCGTCGAGATGTGCGGCAACGGCATCCGCTGCCTGGCAAGCTACATCTGGAAGAGGGGGATCAGGAAGAAGTCGCCTCTCGAAATAGAGACACCCGCCGGGATAATAAGGCCCGAGAAAGCCGGGAAACTCATAAAGGTCGACATGGGCAGCCCGGTCACCAAGGGCAGGCTCATACCCGTCAGGTCGGACGAGGCGGTAATAAGCCGCCCATTTCGGGTAAAAGACAGGACGCTGAAGATAACCTGCGTCTCGATGGGCAACCCGCACTGCGTGATATTCGTAAAGGACGTGGACGGCTTTCCCGTTACGGAGTTCGGCCCGATAATAGAGCGGGCCAAATTCTTCCCGAAGAGGACCAACGTCGAGTTCGTCGAGATCATGTCGAGGAAGCGGCTTAAGATGCGCGTCTGGGAGCGCGGGAGCGGCGAGACCCTCGCATGCGGCACCGGGGCCTCGGCAGCGGCCGTGGCGGCCCACTTAAACGGCCTTGCCGACCGCAGCGTGACGGTCCGGCTCCGGGGGGGGAATCTCAAGATACACTGGTCGTCGAAGAAAAACCGCGTCTACATGACCGGGCCGGCCGAAGAGGTCTTTGAAGGCACGGTGGAGATATAG